A stretch of Mobula birostris isolate sMobBir1 chromosome 2, sMobBir1.hap1, whole genome shotgun sequence DNA encodes these proteins:
- the LOC140212167 gene encoding uncharacterized protein produces MEEAAIGDAALLRSEQRLQQAARVNDTAAIRELIWGKVNINARNSMNRTALHWAAMAGHERAASLLVDHHALVDAEDKFGMTPLLLAASHGNLSTLQTLAKAGATVTARNRLGQTLLHCAAMQGHPSIIRYVVEDLEGIPVDDPDQNGKTPLLLAAESGHSDVLSLLCELGCDLQAVDKESNSALHLATRRGHAELLSFLTSAICSDAQNQDGLVPLHLAAQAGHLSCVRTLLDSQCQINALSSQRLTALHYAISHGHLEVCQLLMQEGIDVNTRGNKDPCLHLAVKHNIPELVQRLLAAGCDVNICDSRRQSALHVAVERRQSPIVELLLRANINLHLQDQQGHTALDWAVRSQHAALADMIIKAERFHARSLGANGQTGELDLTFRHVGDLSRVRSVLWALATRHQKPGDWKKLALHWGFSAKHIQALENQWTGSDSYKEHGYRMLLIWLHGISSLGKHPIKELYEGLVEIGRTDLAEKVRRQANAEQEPARRCVLM; encoded by the exons ATGGAGGAGGCGGCGATCGGGGACGCGGCAT TGTTGCGCTCCGAGCAGAGGCTGCAGCAGGCTGCCAGGGTCAATGACACGGCGGCGATCAGGGAGCTGATTTGGGGCAAGGTGAACATCAACGCCAGGAACTCG atgaaCCGGACAGCCTTGCACTGGGCCGCTATGGCCGGACACGAAAGGGCAGCCAGTCTCCTCGTAGACCACCACGCGTTGGTAGACGCCGAAGACAAG TTTGGAATGACGCCGCTACTTCTAGCTGCTAGCCACGGCAACCTGAGCACCCTGCAGACCCTGGCGAAGGCCGGAGCGACGGTGACAGCCAGGAACAGG CTAGGACAGACTCTGCTGCACTGCGCTGCCATGCAAGGCCACCCCAGCATCATCCGGTATGTGGTTGAGGACCTCGAGGGGATCCCTGTAGATGATCCGGACCAG AATGGGAAGACACCCCTGCTGCTGGCAGCCGAGAGTGGACACTCAGACGTGCTGAGCCTCCTGTGTGAATTGGGCTGCGATCTTCAGGCTGTCGACAAG GAGTCCAACAGCGCCCTGCACCTGGCGACGAGACGGGGCCACGCGGAGCTGCTGTCCTTCCTGACGTCGGCCATCTGCTCCGATGCACAGAATCAG GATGGACTGGTGCCACTGCACCTGGCCGCTCAGGCTGGCCACCTCAGCTGCGTGCGGACGCTGCTGGACAGCCAGTGTCAGATCAACGCCCTCAGCTCC CAACGCCTCACCGCCCTGCACTACGCCATCAGCCACGGGCACCTGGAGGTGTGCCAACTTCTCATGCAAGAGGGGATCGACGTCAACACCAGGGGAAACAAG GATCCCTGCCTCCATCTTGCTGTGAAGCATAACATCCCCGAGCTCGTCCAGCGCCTGCTCGCGGCCGGCTGCGACGTCAACATCTGCGATTCC AGGCGGCAAAGCGCATTGCACGTGGCGGTGGAGAGGCGCCAGTCACCTATTGTGGAGCTGCTGCTGAGGGCGAACATCAACCTTCACCTCCAGGACCAG CAGGGGCACACAGCGCTCGACTGGGCTGTCCGCAGTCAGCACGCGGCACTGGCCGACATGATCATCAAGGCGGAGAGATTCCACGCCCGTTCTCTG ggtGCTAATGGGCAGACAGGGGAGCTGGACCTGACCTTCAGGCACGTGGGGGACCTGAGCCGGGTGCGATCTGTGCTCTGGGCTCTGGCCACCAGGCACCAGAAGCCGGGagactggaagaagctggccCTGCACTGGGGCTTCTCGGCAAAGCACATCCAGGCGCTGGAAAACCAGTGGACAG GGAGCGACAGCTACAAGGAGCACGGGTACCGGATGCTACTAATCTGGCTTCACGGCATCAGCAGCCTGGGCAAGCACCCAATCAAGGAGCTGTACGAGGGCCTGGTGGAGATCGGAAGGACCGACCTGGCAG agaaggtGCGTCGGCAGGCGAATGCAGAGCAGGAACCGGCCAGGAGATGCGTGCTGATGTGA